Proteins encoded within one genomic window of Candidatus Berkiella cookevillensis:
- a CDS encoding transposase family protein — protein sequence MGYQEKKSYLQAILLRYVNADRSKKSAILNEFCAVCGYNRKYAIQLLKKKPVKEKKRAGLKPVYDKPALLEPLKQIWFTADQPCGKRLKPIIKLWLPSYESTYGSLAPEIRHRLLSISPATIDRLLKPIRATNKLKGRCATKPGSLLKSHIQIQFSHWDITRPGYVEADTVAHCGDSVAGRFAWSLTVTDIFTGWTENRAMWNKEGGLVYERISDIEKVLPFEVLGFDCDNGGEFINHALHDYFTKREKPVQFTRSRPYKKNDNAHVEQKNWTHVRNLFGYDRLDKKKTVVLMNDLYRNEWSLLQNHFMPSMKLKSKERIGAKYKKQYEPAKTPYERVLESDSVADTTKEKLQAIHATLNPFTLKKIIETKLVEIFKHIKVSSNVRQRL from the coding sequence ATGGGGTATCAAGAAAAAAAGAGCTATCTTCAAGCGATTTTGTTGCGATACGTGAATGCTGATAGGTCAAAAAAGAGTGCAATACTCAATGAGTTTTGTGCTGTATGTGGATACAATAGAAAATATGCGATTCAGCTACTAAAGAAGAAACCAGTTAAGGAAAAAAAGAGAGCGGGATTAAAACCAGTGTATGATAAACCCGCCCTCTTAGAGCCATTAAAGCAGATTTGGTTTACCGCCGACCAACCCTGTGGCAAAAGGCTAAAACCCATCATTAAACTCTGGCTGCCAAGCTATGAGTCAACCTATGGCTCTCTAGCACCTGAAATAAGGCACCGGCTATTATCAATTAGCCCTGCTACTATCGATCGCTTACTAAAGCCTATACGAGCGACAAACAAACTTAAAGGACGCTGTGCAACCAAACCTGGCTCATTATTAAAATCTCATATACAAATACAATTTAGTCATTGGGATATAACACGGCCAGGTTATGTGGAAGCAGACACTGTTGCGCACTGTGGCGATAGTGTTGCTGGTCGTTTTGCTTGGAGTCTAACCGTTACAGATATTTTTACAGGTTGGACAGAAAATCGAGCCATGTGGAATAAAGAAGGTGGCCTTGTTTATGAACGTATCAGTGATATAGAAAAGGTTTTACCCTTTGAGGTTTTAGGGTTTGATTGTGATAACGGCGGTGAGTTTATTAATCATGCATTACATGATTATTTTACTAAAAGAGAAAAGCCTGTTCAGTTTACACGTTCACGCCCCTATAAAAAGAATGATAATGCTCATGTAGAACAGAAAAATTGGACGCATGTGCGAAACCTATTTGGGTATGACAGGCTAGACAAAAAGAAAACGGTTGTTTTGATGAATGATTTATACCGAAACGAATGGAGCCTGCTTCAAAATCACTTCATGCCATCGATGAAGCTAAAAAGCAAAGAGCGTATTGGCGCTAAATACAAGAAACAATATGAACCTGCAAAAACGCCTTATGAGCGGGTATTAGAGTCAGATTCTGTTGCAGATACCACAAAAGAAAAACTACAGGCTATTCATGCAACCCTTAATCCGTTTACACTTAAGAAAATAATAGAAACAAAATTGGTTGAAATATTTAAGCACATAAAAGTTAGTTCAAATGTGAGGCAACGACTCTAA